A segment of the Desulfofundulus kuznetsovii DSM 6115 genome:
GACCCGAATATATTCAGCCCTCTCGGGCACTTCGACACCCATCAGCTTTTCCACCGCCGCCACATAACCCCAGTTCATGAGCATCGAAGCCAGGTAGTCCATGCGGTCGGTGTAGGGAATTACCTGGGTGTAGGTCCGGGCTTCCGCCAGCTTTTCAATACCCCGGTGCAGGTAGCCGGGAACGGAAGTGGCCTTCACCACCACCTCGCCGTCCAGTTCCAGGATGATCCGGAAAACACCGTGGGTACTGGGATGCTGGGGACCCATGTTGAGCACGTAAGTTTGTGTTTTCATTTACACACCTCCCGAAAATCGTGGAAGGCTACTCCCTGCCACCTTCCCATTGGAAATCCTTGCGCAAGGGGTGGCCCTTGAAGCTATCGTCCAGGAGGATGCGGGTGGGATGGCCGGGATAACCCGTGAAGTTGATCCCCATCAAATCGTATACCTCCCGTTCCTGCCATTTGGCCCCACCCCAGAGCGGGCACAGGGAAGGTGCGGCAGGATTCTCCTTGTCCTCCAGCTTCACCTTGACCATCAGGGTGTAATTGTGTTTCAGGGAAACCAGGTTGTAAACAACTTCAAAATGATCCGGGTAATCAGCTGCCGTGAGGTTGGTTAGAAAATCAAAAGCGTAGTCGGGGTTTTCCTTTAATTCGGTTATCACAGGGATGAGATCGGCAGTGGAAACAAGGAGCACCCCTTCCCCGGCGATCTCGATGGCGGGGAATTTTTCCTTCAGCGCTTCCAGCAACTGTACAGGCGGTTCATAACTAGCCACGGGGCAGTGTCACCACCTTTGGATTCTTGATTTTGTCCCGCAGCATTATAAAACCTTCGATGACGGCC
Coding sequences within it:
- a CDS encoding NADH-quinone oxidoreductase subunit C, which gives rise to MASYEPPVQLLEALKEKFPAIEIAGEGVLLVSTADLIPVITELKENPDYAFDFLTNLTAADYPDHFEVVYNLVSLKHNYTLMVKVKLEDKENPAAPSLCPLWGGAKWQEREVYDLMGINFTGYPGHPTRILLDDSFKGHPLRKDFQWEGGRE